One part of the Alistipes onderdonkii genome encodes these proteins:
- a CDS encoding SusC/RagA family TonB-linked outer membrane protein — protein sequence MKKNSIPKLELVFLLLLTGMCPQAHATDDGRNASPQKTYAVDLTLGSATVLTFTEAVTSQTGVLFSYESALSQMPLGDVSVHETAAPLEHILEKVFKGRGFRYKVVDRIVVLTYDTDSARSQLVLVTGRVKDGSGMPLVGASVVVKDTMRGVSAGAEGNYRIFADPEATLVFSYIGYADREERIGTRSAIDVVLEEYEAVLEDVVVVGYGTQSRRTVTAAISKFDGHLLEGIPVNSVGDALKGRIPGVRVATTDATPGADPKFLIRGGSSINQSNDPIVLVDGVVREMAGLNPNDIESVSFLKDAAAAGIYGSRASNGVILITTKKGSKHLGPRIVFEGQWAWASPATKFDLMNARDYILMVRPALMEGYCGGMDPASVLGGEQSAGTGNTAKSLWTTRYLRPDEPVPAGYQWVEDPVNPGRIIVFEDNDQQSQWFGDACWQNYYVGIDGGGDNIQYAASAGYTDDSGIGITTGYSRFTFHGNTTFQVTRRLRALTTFDYSQIEQQTFESAPLSLRNSVIRGLSVPNTHRDWYGEEAGEELAGTPALGTNNTTIPAAYYAYYYHNAGSTIKRSTATINLDWEVFDGLRLVGQFTNYNRHTRSYFYVEDNPTTGSNIRPMKEGFSETNRMDFQAYADYKGTFGNGHRLGAVAGYEYMLDKLNSFDVRVQGAVSDKLPVLDAGTSNIANYPKSTRTRECLISYFGRVNYDYGGRYLFAATMRIDGSSKFAAGHRWGYFPAASAGWVVSKEGFWPQNSAVSMLKARVSYGLTGNNGIGLYDTYGSYNSLYTYNGNATTTTNTMPNNGLIWEKTLQFNAGIDLGLLDNRITLALDYYNKETRDLLFDVSLPNTTGYNSVSTNLGRVRFYGTELSLSSVNIDRKGFSWRTDFTYSYNMNRVLELPDNGNPRNRINGISVGDGSQFGGIAEGERMGRIFGYVAERIIETQEEADAARYDTQSRGYRRSDRRQIAGRKDIGDYEWKDRPGSTRMDGRQIINAEDQFLLGYALPHSTGGIGNTFRYRNWTLNVYMDYALGHSVRNDMQMRYFQSTMGNCNYNLVNEVKKCWSQPGDDTRYARFTANDTDWGNRNYGRTSDIFVEKADYLCLRDVSLSWSLPKAWLRKLHISDVTLTVSGNTLCYWTAVHGVSPEAATTGGLYTASSTYDTGFSPYPPTRKVLFTAKLTF from the coding sequence ATGAAGAAAAATTCCATCCCCAAGCTGGAATTGGTATTTCTTCTCCTGTTGACCGGCATGTGTCCGCAGGCCCATGCTACGGATGACGGCAGAAATGCCTCGCCACAAAAGACCTACGCTGTGGATCTCACGCTCGGATCCGCAACGGTGCTGACCTTCACGGAGGCCGTCACCTCACAGACGGGCGTACTGTTCTCCTACGAATCGGCACTGTCGCAGATGCCGCTCGGCGACGTGTCGGTGCATGAAACCGCGGCGCCGCTGGAACATATCCTGGAAAAGGTATTCAAGGGACGGGGATTCCGTTACAAGGTCGTCGACCGCATCGTGGTGCTGACCTACGACACGGATTCCGCGCGTTCGCAGCTGGTACTCGTGACGGGGCGCGTCAAGGACGGCTCGGGGATGCCGCTGGTCGGCGCCTCGGTCGTCGTGAAGGATACGATGCGGGGCGTTTCGGCCGGGGCGGAGGGCAATTACCGGATCTTCGCCGATCCGGAAGCCACCCTCGTTTTCTCGTACATAGGCTATGCCGACCGGGAGGAACGCATCGGGACGAGGTCGGCCATCGACGTCGTACTGGAGGAATACGAAGCCGTGCTCGAGGACGTGGTGGTGGTCGGATACGGCACGCAGTCGCGCAGGACGGTGACTGCGGCCATCAGCAAATTCGACGGGCATCTCCTGGAGGGTATCCCCGTCAATTCGGTCGGCGACGCCCTGAAGGGACGCATCCCCGGCGTGAGGGTCGCCACGACCGATGCGACACCGGGCGCAGACCCCAAATTCCTGATCCGCGGCGGATCGTCGATCAACCAGTCGAACGACCCGATCGTGCTGGTCGACGGCGTAGTCCGCGAAATGGCCGGGCTGAACCCCAACGACATCGAATCCGTTTCGTTCCTCAAGGACGCCGCGGCGGCGGGCATCTACGGTTCCCGCGCGTCGAACGGCGTGATCCTCATCACCACGAAGAAAGGTTCGAAACACCTCGGCCCCCGGATCGTATTCGAGGGGCAGTGGGCCTGGGCGTCGCCCGCCACGAAGTTCGACCTGATGAACGCCCGCGATTACATCCTCATGGTGCGTCCGGCGCTCATGGAGGGGTATTGCGGCGGCATGGATCCGGCATCGGTGCTGGGCGGCGAACAGTCGGCAGGCACGGGCAATACGGCCAAATCGCTCTGGACGACCCGTTACCTCCGGCCGGACGAACCGGTTCCCGCCGGCTACCAATGGGTCGAAGACCCGGTGAACCCTGGGCGCATCATCGTATTCGAGGACAACGACCAGCAGAGCCAATGGTTCGGCGACGCATGTTGGCAGAATTACTACGTCGGCATCGACGGGGGCGGCGACAACATCCAATACGCCGCCTCGGCGGGTTATACGGACGACAGCGGGATCGGGATCACGACGGGCTATTCGCGCTTCACGTTCCACGGCAACACGACCTTCCAAGTGACGCGGCGGCTCAGGGCCTTGACGACATTCGACTATTCGCAGATCGAGCAGCAGACCTTCGAGAGCGCGCCGCTCAGCCTGCGCAACTCGGTCATACGCGGGCTCTCCGTCCCTAACACCCACCGCGACTGGTACGGCGAGGAGGCGGGCGAGGAGCTGGCGGGCACGCCCGCGCTGGGCACCAACAACACGACGATACCGGCCGCCTACTACGCCTATTACTACCACAATGCCGGGTCGACGATCAAGCGTTCGACGGCCACGATCAACCTCGACTGGGAGGTGTTCGACGGGCTGCGCCTGGTCGGGCAGTTCACCAACTACAACCGCCATACGCGCAGCTATTTCTATGTCGAGGACAACCCCACGACGGGCTCGAACATACGGCCCATGAAGGAGGGCTTTTCGGAGACTAACCGCATGGATTTCCAGGCCTATGCCGACTACAAGGGTACGTTCGGCAACGGGCACCGCCTGGGTGCCGTGGCGGGCTACGAATACATGCTCGACAAACTCAACAGCTTCGACGTGCGGGTGCAGGGCGCCGTGTCGGACAAGCTGCCCGTGCTCGACGCCGGGACTTCGAACATCGCCAACTATCCGAAGAGTACCCGCACGCGGGAGTGCCTGATCTCCTATTTCGGGCGTGTGAACTACGACTACGGCGGGCGTTACCTCTTCGCCGCGACGATGCGCATCGACGGTTCGTCGAAATTCGCCGCAGGCCACCGCTGGGGCTATTTCCCGGCGGCATCGGCCGGATGGGTGGTCAGCAAGGAGGGGTTCTGGCCCCAAAACAGTGCGGTCAGCATGCTCAAGGCGCGCGTGAGCTACGGGCTGACGGGCAACAACGGGATCGGGCTGTACGACACCTACGGCAGCTACAACTCGCTCTACACCTACAACGGCAACGCGACCACCACGACCAATACGATGCCCAACAACGGCCTGATCTGGGAGAAGACCCTCCAGTTCAACGCCGGCATCGACCTCGGGCTGCTGGACAACCGCATCACGCTGGCGCTCGACTATTACAACAAGGAGACGCGCGACCTGCTGTTCGACGTCAGCCTCCCCAATACGACGGGCTACAATTCGGTTTCGACCAACCTGGGGCGCGTCAGGTTCTACGGCACGGAGCTGTCACTGTCGTCGGTCAACATCGACCGCAAGGGTTTTTCGTGGAGGACGGATTTCACGTACAGCTACAACATGAACCGCGTGCTCGAACTGCCCGACAACGGCAATCCCCGCAACCGCATCAACGGCATCTCAGTCGGCGACGGGAGCCAGTTCGGGGGCATCGCCGAGGGCGAGCGCATGGGGCGTATCTTCGGCTATGTCGCAGAGCGCATCATCGAGACGCAGGAGGAGGCCGACGCGGCCCGGTACGACACGCAGTCGCGCGGCTACCGGCGCAGCGACCGGCGGCAGATAGCCGGGCGCAAGGACATCGGCGACTACGAGTGGAAAGACCGTCCGGGATCGACGCGCATGGACGGCCGGCAGATCATCAACGCCGAAGACCAGTTCCTGCTGGGGTATGCCCTGCCCCACTCGACGGGCGGCATCGGCAATACGTTCCGTTACCGGAACTGGACGCTGAACGTCTACATGGACTATGCCCTGGGACATTCGGTGCGCAACGACATGCAGATGCGCTATTTCCAGTCGACGATGGGCAACTGCAACTACAACCTGGTGAACGAGGTGAAAAAATGCTGGTCGCAGCCGGGCGACGACACGCGCTACGCCCGTTTCACGGCCAACGATACGGACTGGGGCAACCGCAACTACGGGCGCACGTCCGACATATTCGTCGAGAAGGCCGACTACCTCTGCCTGCGCGATGTTTCGCTCTCGTGGTCGCTCCCGAAGGCGTGGCTGCGCAAACTGCACATAAGCGACGTGACGCTCACCGTCTCGGGCAACACGCTCTGCTACTGGACGGCCGTGCACGGGGTCTCGCCCGAGGCCGCGACCACCGGCGGCCTCTACACCGCGTCGTCGACCTACGACACCGGGTTCAGTCCCTACCCGCCGACACGCAAAGTGCTCTTCACGGCCAAACTCACGTTCTGA
- a CDS encoding FecR family protein, translating to MERLLYRYLVRRTSGAEDREVYAWLEASEKNRSLFFEVAAVWSAHRTLISPATGERCDAMLRRLNARIDADDAMQRPARFAWRRWMSAAAAAAVVVIAVAAAWLAGLRLPEAGRFQSYANHTGDVAVLHLEDGTQVWLQDGTELRYAVGKGDGERIVRLDGEAYFDVSHDARHPFVVETRELAIRVLGTAFNVRALAGDPFTEVVLERGAVRLETPGGDNLVRLHPNQRAVYDARMGDMEVAEINAPLYVTRRYNLVTMKGATITEIIAGIEKSYGVRIRIMSPDDGKRYDINYLRSNSLEEVVDIVEFMTGTHCEVIRNE from the coding sequence ATGGAGAGACTGCTATACAGATACCTCGTCCGCCGGACGAGCGGGGCCGAAGACCGGGAGGTATATGCCTGGCTCGAAGCCTCGGAGAAGAACCGCAGCCTGTTTTTCGAAGTCGCGGCCGTATGGAGCGCACACAGGACGCTCATCTCCCCCGCCACCGGCGAGCGCTGCGATGCCATGCTACGGCGGCTCAACGCGCGTATCGACGCCGACGACGCCATGCAGCGCCCCGCGCGGTTCGCATGGCGGCGTTGGATGTCCGCAGCGGCTGCGGCAGCCGTGGTCGTGATCGCGGTCGCGGCAGCCTGGCTGGCAGGTCTGCGCTTGCCGGAAGCCGGGCGGTTCCAGTCCTATGCCAACCATACCGGCGACGTGGCCGTCCTGCATCTGGAGGACGGGACGCAGGTGTGGCTGCAAGACGGCACCGAGTTGCGCTATGCCGTAGGCAAGGGGGACGGGGAGCGGATCGTGCGGCTCGACGGCGAGGCCTATTTCGACGTGTCGCACGATGCGCGGCATCCCTTCGTCGTGGAGACCCGCGAGCTGGCGATCCGGGTGCTGGGCACGGCCTTCAATGTCCGGGCGCTCGCCGGCGACCCGTTCACGGAGGTGGTGCTCGAACGCGGCGCCGTACGCCTCGAAACCCCCGGCGGCGACAACCTCGTGCGGCTGCATCCCAACCAGCGGGCCGTGTACGACGCCCGGATGGGCGACATGGAGGTGGCCGAAATCAACGCGCCGCTCTATGTGACCAGGCGTTACAACCTGGTCACGATGAAGGGCGCCACGATCACGGAGATCATCGCCGGCATCGAAAAGAGCTACGGCGTACGCATACGCATCATGTCGCCCGACGACGGCAAACGCTACGACATCAACTACCTGCGGAGCAATTCGCTCGAGGAGGTCGTCGACATCGTCGAGTTCATGACCGGAACGCATTGCGAGGTGATCCGCAACGAATGA
- a CDS encoding glycerophosphodiester phosphodiesterase, producing the protein MKYYKMLMLLTLVAAGLAAGCSDDEDPLKDWTGPSKPGTEIKTPAEVGNRVVAHRGGSTEAGTRQFPDNSVAALNYAIGLGCYASECDIYLTKDDDVVVAHASAGCYINNLKPWEHTLAELRAAGTLANGEQLPSLADFIDVVLEAGTTRLWLDVKNITIDGKSTEEGREASARACERACEIIEEMGAQNFCEFIVTGNATKISSSSPVTIWQRSLAAAGAVGSNAGWMSFRNPADYISYGYPWANLSTENLYFEGKTVNKNGYSVQKFLDAGLKLSVYNADLDVDMDYYLAYKDKLYAICTNYPRKLLGKWN; encoded by the coding sequence ATGAAATACTATAAAATGCTTATGCTCCTCACCCTTGTCGCAGCCGGCCTGGCGGCAGGATGCAGCGACGACGAAGATCCGCTGAAGGACTGGACGGGGCCGTCGAAGCCCGGCACCGAGATCAAAACCCCGGCCGAGGTCGGCAACCGTGTCGTCGCGCACCGCGGCGGTTCGACGGAGGCCGGGACACGGCAGTTCCCCGACAATTCGGTGGCGGCGCTCAACTATGCCATCGGGCTGGGCTGCTACGCGTCGGAGTGCGACATCTACCTTACGAAGGACGACGATGTCGTGGTGGCGCACGCATCGGCGGGGTGTTACATCAACAACCTCAAGCCGTGGGAGCATACGCTCGCCGAACTGCGTGCCGCCGGGACGCTGGCCAACGGGGAACAGCTGCCCTCGCTGGCCGACTTCATCGACGTGGTGCTCGAGGCGGGAACCACGCGCCTGTGGCTCGACGTGAAGAACATTACCATCGACGGCAAATCGACCGAAGAGGGGCGCGAGGCTTCGGCCAGGGCGTGCGAGCGGGCGTGCGAGATCATCGAAGAGATGGGCGCGCAGAATTTCTGCGAGTTCATCGTCACGGGCAATGCGACGAAAATCAGTTCGAGCAGCCCCGTCACCATCTGGCAGCGTTCGCTCGCCGCGGCGGGCGCCGTGGGCAGCAATGCCGGGTGGATGAGCTTCCGCAACCCGGCCGATTACATCTCCTACGGCTATCCGTGGGCGAACCTCTCGACCGAAAACCTCTATTTCGAGGGCAAGACCGTGAACAAGAACGGTTATTCGGTGCAGAAATTCCTCGATGCGGGGCTGAAGCTCAGCGTATACAATGCCGACCTGGATGTCGACATGGATTACTACCTGGCCTACAAGGACAAACTCTACGCCATCTGCACGAACTACCCCCGCAAGCTGCTGGGCAAATGGAACTGA
- a CDS encoding FISUMP domain-containing protein produces MRKFISGLLAIAAAAFTGCYESGTDADNTSREARISISPAAIGFDADGRTTDGLAFGTYIVTVNPYGKMYSDWYAELVGTDWATLDYHTASPDGAVEKALRITCSANTDYKRTGTLRVTLSKTGESVDFPITQVGLKPDATLTLSTESDIEMMALEPAEVTVAFETNMPASTVTAELEEGVEWLTCTLDREAGTVVLAASDNTSPTDMREATVTVSAGTEDTSLATRQIKVRQLANETYLFIYGSGIPHFAAFGDAAQMNKNDLVFGLDHYFRSGKVILSTSRTPDAYPRYALTADGKLAVLADAAAEAAAPELTFGIAGMNALRVTIALDDDNNVVAADSKAEFTRISTVNSMPESELAGYPTKEYVTRDGKTKTWMTTGLHWNGGAAMGTYKLGSGLVGGSKTGGYDEAEYSMRNPAYDTEENGGTLKELMMPDGVTTRASVYGRLYSSYETLTGDPAGALSPALLMPFPLGGAGTVVVDAVGNSITLEPILKADLKDYAASDGGNTQAEADHPSLSMQVQGICPYGWHIANMSDWKDLIYAVAESSKSYSDYPVAAATASYGAMTSGNAANVAAHLRCKEWQDAEFNPATAISNGAEAFAFNLYPQGWRLYKSGYDYCANSGNVRFYCLIPMMGQTTASKMALWRAYCTTSADMVFDDGFDVGNGSGAAVRCVKNYENF; encoded by the coding sequence ATGAGAAAATTCATATCCGGCCTGCTCGCCATCGCCGCCGCGGCATTCACAGGCTGTTACGAGTCGGGCACCGATGCGGACAACACGAGCCGGGAGGCGCGCATCTCGATTTCGCCCGCCGCGATCGGGTTCGATGCCGACGGGCGGACGACGGACGGACTGGCGTTCGGCACATACATCGTGACGGTGAACCCCTACGGCAAAATGTATAGCGACTGGTATGCCGAACTGGTCGGCACCGACTGGGCCACGCTCGACTACCATACGGCCTCGCCCGACGGCGCGGTCGAAAAGGCGCTGCGGATCACCTGCTCCGCGAATACGGACTACAAGCGCACGGGAACGCTGCGCGTAACGCTCTCCAAGACGGGCGAAAGCGTCGATTTTCCGATCACGCAGGTCGGGCTCAAACCCGATGCCACGCTCACCCTCTCGACGGAATCGGACATCGAAATGATGGCCCTGGAGCCTGCCGAGGTGACTGTGGCCTTCGAGACCAACATGCCCGCCTCGACCGTCACGGCCGAGCTGGAAGAGGGCGTGGAGTGGCTCACCTGCACGCTCGACAGGGAGGCCGGGACGGTCGTCCTCGCGGCTTCGGACAACACCTCACCCACCGACATGCGGGAGGCGACGGTGACTGTGAGCGCCGGGACGGAGGATACGAGCCTCGCCACAAGGCAGATCAAGGTGCGGCAGCTGGCCAACGAAACCTACCTGTTTATTTACGGGTCGGGCATACCCCACTTTGCGGCTTTCGGCGATGCCGCACAGATGAACAAGAACGACCTGGTGTTCGGCCTCGACCACTATTTCCGCAGCGGCAAGGTGATCCTCTCGACTTCGCGTACGCCGGACGCCTATCCGCGCTATGCGCTGACGGCCGACGGCAAACTCGCCGTACTGGCCGACGCGGCTGCCGAGGCCGCGGCGCCCGAGCTCACGTTCGGCATTGCGGGGATGAACGCCCTGCGCGTGACGATCGCGCTCGACGACGACAACAACGTGGTGGCAGCCGACTCGAAGGCCGAGTTCACGCGCATCTCGACCGTGAACAGCATGCCCGAATCGGAACTGGCCGGCTACCCCACCAAGGAATACGTCACGCGTGACGGAAAGACCAAGACGTGGATGACGACCGGCCTGCACTGGAACGGCGGCGCGGCGATGGGCACCTACAAGCTGGGCAGCGGTCTGGTCGGGGGCTCGAAGACGGGCGGTTACGACGAAGCGGAGTATTCGATGCGCAACCCGGCCTATGACACCGAGGAGAACGGCGGGACGCTCAAGGAGCTGATGATGCCCGACGGCGTGACGACGCGCGCTTCGGTCTACGGACGCCTTTACAGTTCGTACGAAACGCTGACGGGCGACCCGGCCGGCGCGCTGAGCCCGGCCCTGCTGATGCCCTTCCCGCTGGGAGGCGCCGGGACGGTGGTCGTGGATGCCGTGGGCAACAGCATCACGCTGGAACCGATCCTCAAGGCCGACCTGAAAGACTACGCAGCCTCCGACGGCGGCAATACGCAGGCCGAGGCCGACCACCCGTCGCTCTCGATGCAGGTGCAGGGCATCTGTCCCTACGGCTGGCATATCGCCAACATGTCCGACTGGAAAGACCTGATCTACGCGGTGGCGGAGTCGTCGAAGAGCTATTCGGACTACCCCGTGGCGGCTGCGACGGCATCGTACGGCGCCATGACCTCGGGCAATGCGGCCAATGTGGCGGCGCACCTGCGCTGCAAGGAGTGGCAGGACGCCGAGTTCAACCCCGCGACCGCCATTTCGAACGGTGCCGAGGCCTTCGCTTTCAACCTCTACCCGCAGGGGTGGCGCCTCTACAAGAGCGGCTATGACTACTGCGCCAACTCGGGCAACGTGCGCTTCTACTGCCTGATTCCGATGATGGGACAGACCACGGCCTCGAAGATGGCCCTGTGGCGCGCCTACTGTACGACTTCGGCCGATATGGTATTCGACGACGGGTTCGACGTGGGCAACGGTTCGGGAGCCGCGGTGCGCTGTGTGAAAAATTACGAGAATTTCTGA
- a CDS encoding RagB/SusD family nutrient uptake outer membrane protein — protein MKFHKLYIAAIGAASMAMAGCELDIVNSDQLNTTNMWVDESDVTGATTGIYFELRNAFRQNYTNQFFWGELRVGPAMWDRGTNRSLMDSDMLEVLHSLLNGGTSSVSWTNLYTCINQCNSVIKYAPSVEMSDQTRSYCLGNAYFVRAYVYYWIARVWGDAPVILTPTESTGREIYPSRSPRAEVYAQVAQDIESALTHITSNAQGCYYATVDNINMLKADFALWMYAVQKGGDSYLTMAGEALDAVTRTPLLGKFADVFDVKNKANKEIAFALHVDATNEVHSASYIQRFIWGSTQVKASYRNVEGGVPVSSNQWFCYADEFIGELKRNKEQNNDQRSDVTYMERTGVSDMYEKVGWPNKFTGDWSSGTLLYDDDLILYRYAQYYMFRAELYYYRKQYKEALGELNVVAQRAYGKADFYTSATQQDVLEALAAENRWEFAEEGNLWFTYIRLGYIDTYCPLKYWPNTGVEGGVGGSTNPNIYLFPISTSAINKNSNLRQTEGWS, from the coding sequence ATGAAATTCCATAAGCTATATATTGCAGCGATAGGCGCCGCCTCGATGGCGATGGCGGGGTGCGAGCTCGATATCGTCAACTCCGACCAGCTCAACACGACGAACATGTGGGTGGACGAAAGCGATGTCACGGGCGCGACGACGGGTATCTATTTCGAATTGCGCAACGCCTTCCGGCAGAATTACACGAACCAGTTCTTCTGGGGCGAACTGCGCGTCGGGCCCGCCATGTGGGATCGCGGTACGAACCGTTCGCTGATGGACTCGGACATGCTGGAAGTACTGCACAGCCTGCTCAACGGAGGCACGTCGTCGGTAAGCTGGACGAACCTCTACACCTGTATCAACCAGTGCAACTCGGTGATAAAGTACGCGCCGTCGGTCGAAATGTCCGACCAGACGCGCAGCTACTGCCTCGGGAACGCCTATTTCGTCCGGGCATACGTCTACTACTGGATCGCCCGCGTATGGGGCGACGCACCCGTCATCCTGACGCCCACCGAGAGCACCGGGCGGGAGATCTACCCTTCGCGTTCGCCCAGGGCCGAGGTCTACGCCCAGGTGGCGCAGGACATCGAAAGCGCGCTCACGCACATCACTTCCAACGCCCAGGGCTGCTATTATGCCACGGTGGACAACATCAACATGCTGAAGGCCGACTTCGCGCTGTGGATGTACGCCGTACAGAAAGGCGGCGATTCCTACCTGACGATGGCCGGGGAGGCGCTCGACGCCGTTACGCGCACGCCGCTGCTCGGCAAGTTCGCCGATGTGTTCGACGTGAAGAACAAGGCCAACAAGGAGATCGCCTTCGCGCTGCATGTCGATGCGACGAACGAGGTGCATTCGGCCAGCTACATCCAGCGCTTCATCTGGGGCTCGACGCAGGTCAAGGCCTCCTACCGCAACGTCGAGGGCGGCGTGCCGGTATCGAGCAACCAGTGGTTCTGTTATGCGGACGAATTCATCGGCGAACTGAAACGGAACAAGGAGCAGAACAACGACCAGCGCAGCGACGTGACCTATATGGAGCGCACGGGCGTGAGCGACATGTACGAAAAGGTCGGATGGCCCAACAAGTTCACGGGCGACTGGTCTTCGGGAACGCTGCTCTACGACGACGACCTGATCCTCTACCGGTATGCGCAGTACTATATGTTCCGTGCCGAGCTGTACTATTACAGGAAACAGTACAAGGAGGCACTCGGGGAGCTGAACGTGGTCGCCCAGCGCGCCTACGGGAAGGCGGACTTCTACACCTCGGCCACGCAGCAGGACGTGCTCGAAGCGCTGGCTGCGGAGAACCGCTGGGAATTCGCCGAGGAGGGCAACCTGTGGTTCACCTACATCCGCCTGGGTTACATCGACACCTACTGCCCGCTCAAATACTGGCCCAATACGGGTGTCGAGGGCGGCGTGGGCGGTTCGACGAACCCCAACATCTACCTCTTCCCGATCTCGACCTCGGCGATCAACAAGAACAGCAACCTCAGGCAGACCGAAGGCTGGTCTTAA